In Gulosibacter molinativorax, a single window of DNA contains:
- a CDS encoding alpha/beta fold hydrolase, with protein MTASRDTPVVLLHGVGLDRSMWQSTTARLAQRGRDAVALDLPGHGAQPPLTSKTSLRELAEDVLARMPEGESHLVGFSLGALIAQHIARYFPERIASLTSVSSVCQRTPEESASVLERLETARCDIQASTERSIHRWYPQGTTVSAEEIAETRRILEANDPDSFLYAYEVFATGDQELADELQRIHAPALAITGELDPGSTPEMTRRLAAAIPGCRASIVPDARHMLPLEATDTFVAELNTLFDAANSDDATTDNLDKELR; from the coding sequence ATGACTGCATCCCGCGACACCCCCGTCGTGCTGCTGCACGGCGTTGGGCTCGACCGCAGCATGTGGCAGTCGACCACCGCGCGGCTCGCGCAGCGCGGTCGCGACGCCGTGGCCCTAGATCTTCCGGGCCACGGCGCGCAGCCGCCACTCACCTCGAAGACCTCGCTTCGCGAACTGGCGGAGGATGTGCTCGCGCGGATGCCCGAGGGCGAAAGTCACCTGGTCGGCTTCTCCCTTGGCGCATTGATCGCCCAGCACATTGCGCGCTACTTCCCCGAGCGCATCGCTTCGCTCACCTCGGTGAGCAGCGTGTGCCAGCGCACCCCGGAGGAGTCGGCGTCGGTACTCGAGCGCCTCGAGACCGCGCGCTGCGACATCCAGGCGAGCACCGAGCGCTCCATCCACCGCTGGTACCCACAGGGCACCACGGTCAGCGCCGAGGAGATCGCCGAAACCCGCCGCATCCTCGAGGCGAACGACCCGGACTCTTTCCTGTATGCGTACGAGGTCTTCGCGACCGGCGACCAGGAGCTCGCGGACGAGCTGCAGCGCATCCACGCCCCGGCCCTCGCCATCACCGGCGAGCTCGACCCCGGCTCCACGCCGGAGATGACCCGCCGGCTCGCCGCGGCCATCCCCGGCTGCCGCGCGAGCATCGTTCCGGATGCGCGACACATGCTCCCGCTCGAGGCCACCGACACGTTCGTGGCCGAGCTGAACACACTCTTTGACGCCGCCAATTCCGACGACGCCACCACCGACAACTTGGATAAGGAGCTCCGATGA
- a CDS encoding aldehyde dehydrogenase: MTERLGHFINGETRAPAGGTYFESTNPATLEVLYEAARGDAADVEAAVSSAKRAFKAPSWAGLTATQRGKLLRRLGDLIGQNAEELAHFESLDNGKLLREMRGQLATLPEYLYYYGGLADKVQGSQIPTNNLAVLNYTQREPLGVVGAITPWNSPLTLTTSKLAPALAAGNTIVIKPSEYTSRTILRFAELASEAGFPDGVVNVVTGLGAEAGSALVDHPDIAKISFTGSTATGSAIASKTAARFIGSTLELGGKSPNIVFDDANVENAAMGVIAGIYAAAGQTCIAGSRVFAQRGVYDELLERVADRARSIKIGDPLDAETELGPLAFGNQLEKVQYYVDLGVDEGATLFAGGKRPELELPGYFFSPTVLTDVNNDMRVVREEIFGPVAAIMPFDDEEEVVGLANDTEYGLAAGVWTRDLARAHRMSRRLEAGTVWINMYRAMSPMSPRQGFKNSGVGIEHGIESMHEYTRLKSVWINTDESPLGDPFVMRG, encoded by the coding sequence ATGACTGAACGACTCGGACACTTCATCAATGGCGAAACGCGTGCCCCCGCGGGTGGCACGTACTTCGAAAGCACGAACCCGGCCACCCTCGAGGTGCTCTACGAGGCCGCGCGCGGCGACGCCGCCGACGTCGAGGCCGCCGTATCTTCCGCGAAGCGTGCGTTCAAGGCACCCTCGTGGGCGGGACTGACCGCGACGCAACGCGGCAAGCTGCTGCGCCGCCTCGGCGACCTCATCGGTCAGAACGCTGAGGAGCTCGCTCACTTCGAGAGCCTCGACAACGGCAAGCTGTTGCGCGAGATGCGCGGCCAGCTCGCGACGCTGCCCGAGTACCTCTACTACTACGGCGGGCTCGCCGACAAGGTGCAGGGGTCGCAGATCCCTACGAACAACCTCGCGGTGCTGAACTACACCCAGCGCGAACCGCTCGGCGTCGTCGGTGCGATCACCCCTTGGAACTCGCCGCTCACGCTCACGACCTCGAAGCTTGCCCCGGCGCTGGCCGCGGGCAACACGATCGTGATCAAGCCGAGCGAGTACACGTCGCGCACCATCCTGCGCTTCGCGGAACTCGCATCCGAGGCAGGCTTCCCCGACGGCGTCGTGAACGTCGTCACGGGTCTCGGTGCCGAGGCTGGCTCCGCGCTCGTCGACCACCCGGACATCGCGAAGATCTCGTTCACCGGCTCGACCGCGACCGGCTCGGCCATCGCATCCAAGACCGCGGCACGCTTCATCGGCTCGACCCTCGAGCTCGGTGGCAAGAGCCCGAACATCGTGTTCGACGACGCCAACGTCGAGAACGCGGCCATGGGCGTCATCGCCGGCATCTACGCTGCGGCGGGTCAGACCTGCATTGCCGGTAGCCGCGTGTTCGCGCAGCGCGGGGTCTACGACGAGCTGCTCGAGCGCGTCGCTGACCGCGCCCGCTCGATCAAGATCGGTGACCCGCTGGATGCCGAGACTGAGCTCGGCCCGCTCGCCTTCGGCAACCAGCTCGAGAAGGTGCAGTACTACGTCGACCTCGGCGTCGACGAGGGCGCGACGCTGTTCGCGGGCGGCAAGCGCCCCGAACTCGAGCTGCCCGGCTACTTCTTCTCGCCGACCGTCCTCACCGACGTCAACAACGACATGCGCGTGGTGCGTGAGGAGATCTTCGGCCCGGTCGCCGCGATCATGCCGTTCGACGACGAAGAAGAGGTCGTCGGCCTCGCGAACGACACCGAGTACGGCCTCGCCGCGGGTGTCTGGACGCGCGACCTCGCACGCGCCCACCGGATGTCACGCCGTCTCGAAGCTGGCACTGTCTGGATCAACATGTACCGCGCGATGTCACCGATGTCGCCGCGCCAGGGCTTCAAGAACTCGGGCGTCGGTATCGAGCACGGCATCGAGTCGATGCACGAGTACACGCGCCTCAAGAGCGTGTGGATCAACACCGACGAGAGCCCGCTCGGCGACCCGTTCGTCATGCGCGGCTAA
- a CDS encoding tautomerase family protein, whose amino-acid sequence MPIIDISIAEGRSPEQLRALIDGVHRVAEETVDAAPENITVLIREVPHEHWARTNVTIAERNASK is encoded by the coding sequence ATGCCAATCATCGACATTTCGATTGCCGAGGGCCGCTCCCCCGAGCAGCTCCGCGCCCTGATCGACGGCGTCCACCGTGTCGCCGAAGAGACGGTCGACGCCGCTCCCGAGAACATCACCGTCCTCATCCGCGAGGTCCCGCACGAGCACTGGGCCCGCACCAACGTCACTATCGCCGAACGCAACGCCAGTAAGTAA
- a CDS encoding LLM class flavin-dependent oxidoreductase produces MRFSLFIHMERWDDSISHEQHWKNLVELTLLAEAGGFKTVWIGEHHSMEYTVSPNPMSQLAYLAARTSTIRLGAGTIIAPFWNPIRVAGETALLDVISDGRAEVGLARGAYQFEFDRMMNGMPAAEGGDYLREMVPAVRELWQGDYAHDGKIWQFPTSTSVPKPVQKPTPPMWLAARSPETHDFAVANGCNVMVTPLMKDDNEVVDLVNKFETAIAAHPEVEKRPEIMVLRHTYVHDESDPEGWRVGTDGINKYYRTFDAVFGNKEEAVNGFHEPSPESKFAEREDFKPESLHRSAMVGTPDEVTVRLREYEKLGVDEFSYWTDNSLSHEEKKRSLELFIEHVVPQFS; encoded by the coding sequence ATGCGCTTCTCGCTCTTCATTCACATGGAACGCTGGGACGACTCGATCAGCCACGAGCAGCACTGGAAGAACCTCGTCGAGCTGACCCTCCTCGCCGAGGCGGGCGGTTTCAAGACCGTCTGGATCGGTGAGCACCACTCGATGGAGTACACCGTTTCGCCGAACCCGATGTCGCAGCTCGCGTACCTCGCGGCACGCACGAGCACGATCCGCCTCGGTGCCGGCACGATCATCGCGCCGTTCTGGAACCCGATCCGCGTCGCCGGCGAGACCGCGCTGCTCGACGTGATTTCGGACGGTCGCGCCGAGGTTGGCCTCGCGCGTGGTGCCTACCAGTTCGAGTTCGACCGCATGATGAACGGGATGCCCGCCGCTGAGGGTGGCGACTACCTCCGCGAGATGGTGCCAGCCGTGCGCGAACTCTGGCAGGGCGACTACGCCCACGACGGCAAGATCTGGCAGTTCCCGACCTCGACGAGCGTGCCGAAGCCAGTGCAGAAGCCGACTCCCCCGATGTGGCTCGCCGCGCGCTCGCCCGAGACGCACGATTTCGCGGTTGCGAACGGCTGCAACGTCATGGTTACCCCGCTCATGAAGGACGACAACGAGGTGGTCGACCTCGTGAACAAGTTCGAGACGGCGATCGCCGCGCACCCCGAGGTCGAGAAGCGCCCCGAGATCATGGTGCTGCGTCACACCTACGTGCACGACGAGTCGGACCCCGAGGGCTGGCGCGTCGGCACCGACGGCATCAACAAGTACTACCGCACGTTCGACGCGGTCTTCGGCAACAAGGAAGAGGCGGTCAACGGCTTCCACGAGCCGAGCCCCGAGTCGAAGTTCGCCGAGCGCGAGGACTTCAAGCCCGAGTCGCTGCACCGCTCCGCGATGGTTGGTACCCCTGACGAGGTAACGGTTCGACTGCGCGAATACGAGAAGCTCGGCGTTGACGAGTTCAGCTACTGGACCGACAACTCGCTCTCGCACGAGGAGAAGAAGCGCTCGCTCGAGCTCTTCATCGAGCACGTCGTGCCGCAGTTCTCGTAG
- a CDS encoding flavin-containing monooxygenase, which produces MSEELLDVVIIGAGQAGLTAAYWLKHRGLEPWRDFVVLDRNEGPGGAWRHRWPELTLGKAHGIHDLPGMKLGEPDPNEPAAVVVTRYYGEYEQKFGLPIERPVKVDEVRSFDPGSKAADAASSSAADAASSNPHTAQDRVDYSAPLEVRAGDRVWRTKLVINATGTWTKPFVPYAPGAEQFEGLQLRTVDYWCSDDFTGKHVVVVGGGMSAVQFILMLEKAGATTSWSTRREPDWVEDPFDERWGVAVEERVDARASQGLVPHSVVRNTGIPPWPEYVAARDRGRLVSDGPIDHIEKDAVVFESGKRVDTDVILWATGFRPDLDHLAPLHLREPGGGVKTTDVVKVNRDPRILLVGYGASASTVGATRAGRRAALTAIERLEA; this is translated from the coding sequence ATGAGCGAAGAGCTGCTGGATGTCGTCATCATCGGGGCCGGACAGGCCGGACTCACTGCCGCGTACTGGTTGAAGCACCGCGGCCTCGAGCCGTGGCGCGACTTCGTCGTCCTCGATCGCAATGAGGGCCCCGGCGGGGCATGGCGCCACCGCTGGCCCGAGCTGACGCTGGGCAAGGCCCACGGCATCCACGATCTCCCCGGCATGAAGCTCGGCGAGCCCGACCCCAACGAGCCAGCCGCCGTTGTTGTCACCCGCTACTACGGCGAGTATGAGCAGAAGTTCGGCCTGCCCATCGAACGGCCGGTGAAGGTCGATGAAGTGCGCTCGTTTGACCCGGGTTCGAAGGCAGCGGATGCCGCCAGTTCGAGCGCAGCGGATGCGGCCAGTTCGAACCCGCACACCGCTCAAGACCGCGTGGACTACTCCGCGCCGCTCGAGGTGCGCGCGGGCGATCGCGTCTGGCGCACCAAGCTCGTGATCAACGCGACCGGCACGTGGACGAAGCCGTTCGTGCCCTACGCGCCCGGTGCCGAACAGTTCGAGGGCCTGCAGCTGCGCACCGTCGACTACTGGTGCTCGGACGACTTCACCGGAAAGCACGTGGTCGTCGTCGGCGGCGGCATGTCGGCCGTGCAGTTCATCCTGATGCTCGAGAAGGCGGGCGCGACCACCTCGTGGTCGACGCGCCGCGAGCCCGACTGGGTCGAGGATCCCTTCGACGAGCGCTGGGGCGTCGCGGTCGAAGAGCGGGTGGATGCGCGGGCCAGCCAGGGACTTGTCCCCCACAGCGTGGTGCGCAACACCGGTATCCCGCCATGGCCCGAGTACGTCGCTGCCCGCGACCGCGGTCGGCTCGTCTCGGACGGTCCGATCGATCACATCGAAAAGGATGCGGTTGTGTTCGAGTCGGGTAAGCGCGTCGACACCGACGTCATCCTCTGGGCGACGGGGTTCCGCCCCGATCTCGATCACCTCGCACCGCTCCACCTACGCGAGCCCGGCGGCGGGGTGAAGACCACCGACGTCGTGAAGGTGAATCGCGACCCGCGCATCCTGCTCGTCGGCTACGGAGCATCCGCCTCGACAGTCGGTGCGACGCGGGCCGGGCGCCGCGCCGCCCTCACCGCGATCGAAAGGCTGGAGGCGTAG
- a CDS encoding NAD(P)/FAD-dependent oxidoreductase, whose amino-acid sequence MSTKRIRMSFWLDHAPGRVPHPALDRDIETDLLVIGGGFTGLWTALHAKEREPDRRVVLLEGKRVGHAASGRNGGFVEPSLTHGLLNGLDRWPNEITELVRLGHENVRGMREAIARYGIDCDWRDGGGIAFARTDWEADALRDMAEILRQHEEGDVEFFGDERIHEVTASPAFVAALREPHTSVIDPVKLARGLADACDALGVEIYEGTVVAALDGGGRPDGGSSGGTRAGGARTGGAGTGGTGTTTDHSGGRLRAVTSQPGAVGAPNFVTASQVALATNAYPTLLRRLSLLTIPVYDMVLVTEPLTAEQFAAIGWTGDEGLSDAGNQFHYFRKTADGRILWGGYDAIYHYGSRRSEALTQREATFATLERNFRTTYPQLRDVRFTHQWGGMIDSSTRFSLTAGLARGGRVAYALGYTGLGVAATRFGADVMLDLLAGEATERTRLEMIRKKPVPFPPEPVRALGVNLTRWSMAAEDRTGKRNAWLHLMDALGLGFDS is encoded by the coding sequence GCGATATAGAGACCGACCTGCTCGTCATTGGCGGGGGATTCACGGGGCTGTGGACCGCGCTGCACGCGAAGGAGCGCGAGCCCGATCGGCGCGTCGTGCTGCTTGAGGGCAAGCGCGTTGGCCACGCGGCGAGCGGCCGAAACGGCGGCTTCGTCGAGCCGAGCCTCACCCACGGGCTGCTCAACGGGCTCGACCGTTGGCCCAACGAGATCACCGAGCTGGTGCGCCTCGGCCACGAAAATGTGCGCGGGATGCGCGAGGCCATCGCGCGGTACGGCATCGACTGCGACTGGCGCGATGGCGGCGGCATCGCCTTCGCGCGTACCGACTGGGAGGCGGATGCGCTGCGCGACATGGCAGAGATTCTGCGGCAACACGAGGAAGGCGACGTCGAATTCTTTGGTGATGAGCGCATCCACGAGGTGACTGCGTCGCCCGCGTTTGTGGCCGCGCTGCGCGAGCCGCACACGAGCGTGATCGACCCGGTGAAACTTGCCCGCGGCCTGGCGGATGCGTGTGACGCGCTCGGCGTCGAGATCTACGAGGGCACGGTGGTCGCGGCGCTCGACGGGGGCGGCAGGCCGGACGGGGGTAGCTCCGGCGGCACGCGCGCTGGCGGGGCTCGAACTGGCGGCGCAGGAACTGGCGGAACAGGCACGACCACTGATCACTCCGGCGGCAGGCTCCGGGCCGTTACCAGCCAGCCCGGTGCGGTCGGCGCGCCAAACTTTGTGACCGCGTCGCAGGTCGCGCTCGCGACCAATGCCTACCCGACGCTTCTGCGGCGCCTGTCGCTTCTGACGATTCCCGTCTACGACATGGTGCTCGTGACCGAGCCGCTCACCGCCGAGCAGTTCGCGGCCATCGGTTGGACGGGTGACGAGGGGCTCTCCGATGCCGGCAACCAGTTCCACTACTTTCGCAAGACCGCTGATGGCCGCATCCTCTGGGGAGGCTACGACGCGATCTATCACTATGGCTCCCGACGCAGCGAGGCGCTGACCCAGCGGGAGGCCACTTTCGCGACGCTCGAACGCAACTTCCGAACGACCTATCCGCAGCTGCGCGACGTGCGCTTCACCCATCAATGGGGCGGGATGATTGACTCATCCACTCGATTCTCGCTCACCGCGGGACTTGCACGGGGCGGCCGCGTCGCCTACGCGCTCGGGTACACGGGGCTCGGGGTCGCGGCGACTCGATTTGGTGCGGACGTCATGCTCGATCTGCTCGCGGGCGAGGCGACTGAACGCACGCGGCTCGAGATGATTCGGAAGAAGCCGGTGCCGTTCCCGCCCGAGCCGGTTCGGGCGCTCGGTGTGAACCTCACGAGGTGGTCGATGGCAGCCGAGGATCGCACCGGGAAGCGTAACGCGTGGCTGCACCTGATGGATGCGCTCGGCCTCGGCTTCGACTCGTAG